One genomic region from Marinomonas maritima encodes:
- a CDS encoding circularly permuted type 2 ATP-grasp protein, with the protein MEKLTSQYQSSIFFDELIDDKGAPRPPAKQLLGYLDSLSEDELEKRRLTAEATIQEMGISFTVYTEEGNIDRAWPFDIVPRTIEASDWKIAEAGLKQRLKALNLFINDLYHDQNVIKDGIIPEHIISKSKNFRPECVGISPAYGVWAHICGTDLVRDEHGDFYVLEDNLRVPSGVSYMLENRAITKRVLPELFENESILPVNSYTSQLFDTLAALSPRDIENPEIVVLTPGIYNSAYFEHAFLAQQMGAELVEGSDLFVDTDDCVYMKTIDGPERVDVIYRRIDDLFIDPEVFDSESVLGVAGLMRAWRSGNVALANAPGAGVADDKVVYAYVPDIIRYYLKEEPILKNVETFLCDDPKQRAYVLENLDKLVVKPANESGGYGMLVGPHSTKKEQALFAELITKNPRNYIAQPTLKLSTAPTLISKGVLEPRHLDLRPFILQAKDTYVTTGGLTRVAMKKGSLVVNSSQGGGSKDTWIVETKGQ; encoded by the coding sequence ATGGAAAAATTAACGAGCCAATACCAGTCATCTATTTTTTTTGATGAGTTAATTGATGACAAAGGTGCACCAAGACCCCCCGCTAAACAACTTTTGGGGTATCTAGACAGTCTTTCAGAGGACGAACTCGAAAAACGACGCCTCACCGCAGAAGCCACGATACAAGAAATGGGCATCAGCTTCACGGTTTACACCGAAGAGGGCAATATAGACAGAGCATGGCCTTTCGATATCGTCCCCCGAACCATAGAAGCCTCAGACTGGAAAATTGCTGAAGCTGGATTAAAACAACGCCTCAAAGCCCTCAACCTTTTCATTAATGACCTTTACCACGATCAAAACGTCATCAAAGACGGCATTATCCCAGAACACATTATTAGCAAATCAAAAAACTTTCGACCAGAATGTGTTGGCATATCGCCCGCTTATGGCGTCTGGGCTCACATCTGTGGAACAGATTTAGTGCGTGATGAACATGGCGATTTTTATGTTTTAGAAGACAACTTACGTGTTCCTTCTGGTGTTTCTTACATGCTAGAAAACCGCGCTATAACCAAGCGTGTGCTACCAGAGTTGTTTGAAAACGAATCCATACTGCCGGTCAACTCTTACACTTCCCAGTTATTTGATACCTTGGCAGCCTTGTCTCCACGAGACATAGAAAACCCAGAAATTGTGGTACTAACGCCGGGGATTTATAACTCTGCGTATTTTGAACATGCTTTCTTGGCTCAGCAAATGGGCGCCGAACTCGTCGAAGGTAGTGATTTATTTGTCGACACAGACGACTGTGTTTACATGAAAACCATCGATGGCCCAGAGCGCGTTGATGTTATTTATCGCCGTATAGACGACTTATTTATCGACCCTGAGGTATTTGACTCTGAATCTGTATTGGGCGTTGCGGGATTAATGCGCGCATGGCGCAGCGGCAATGTGGCACTTGCCAATGCTCCGGGCGCCGGCGTCGCCGATGACAAAGTGGTTTACGCTTATGTTCCTGACATTATTCGTTATTATTTGAAAGAAGAACCGATTCTTAAAAACGTCGAAACCTTCTTGTGTGATGACCCAAAGCAACGCGCCTATGTGCTTGAGAATCTAGATAAGCTCGTTGTTAAACCAGCGAACGAATCTGGCGGCTACGGCATGTTAGTAGGACCACATTCGACAAAGAAAGAACAAGCATTGTTTGCGGAACTCATTACTAAAAACCCGCGTAACTACATTGCTCAACCGACTTTAAAATTATCAACTGCACCAACACTTATATCAAAAGGTGTCTTGGAACCTCGTCACTTAGATCTTCGTCCATTCATACTGCAAGCCAAAGATACTTATGTCACCACCGGTGGCTTAACGCGTGTGGCGATGAAAAAAGGCTCCTTGGTCGTTAATTCGTCACAAGGTGGTGGTAGTAAAGACACTTGGATCGTTGAAACGAAGGGGCAATAA
- a CDS encoding transglutaminase family protein produces MTIRVAIQHKTTYDFDRFVNVAPHILRLQPAAHSRTKIHAYSLKVLPEKHYINVQQDPFGNFQTRLVFPEKTNKLEFYVEVIADMTVINPFDFFVESYAEAFPFAYTKELKKELDPYLQVTESCPLLDKWLSTVDRKSTPTNDFLVAINSRLAADIGYGIRLEPGVQTCEETLTLKKGSCRDTSWLLVQILRSLGLAARFASGYLVQLTSDIKALDGPSGPEEDFTDLHAWCEVYLPGAGWVGLDPTSGLFAGEGHIPLACTPEPASAAPITGFIDECECEFSYTNIVTRIHEDPRVTKPYADGEWDTIKALGFAVDKQLEDGDVRLTMGGEPTFVSIDDMDSEQWSTGALGAEKLKLAKDLLIKMKQEFGANGLLHYGQGKWYPGEEVPRWALGCFWRTDGEALWDDPKYLARVDQDYKHTIKDAEAFGELLCEKLALDKRYLQNTYEDTLYYMWMEQSLPADADPTKADLKDDLERRRLAKLLSRGLSTTTGFVLPLEFDNYNNRWKSSLWPMRSDVITLIPGDSPMGYRLPLNSLPAQAEEDRIPERDPFDPRQPLANKKDNAVLDSVAKQHFAKKPAHPMPRPEKLAPEKTLKDVIRTTLCIEPRDGRLHVFMPPMTHLEHFVSVLEHLEAVAKKLDLPIVIEGYEPPKDPRLQKFLITPDPGVIEVNIHPAASWKELVHNTETLYHQAYLSRLGAEKFMLDGRHTGTGGGNHVTLGGRTPADSPLLRRPELLQSLVTFWQHHPGLSYLFSGMFIGPTSQAPRPDEGRDEALYEMEIAFQNMPEGLVDEPWLADRLMRNLLVDITGNTHRSEFCIDKLYAAGSASGRQGLLEFRGFEMPPHPHMSLVQMLLLRCLVARFWKEPYKKPLVRWGTSLHDKFMMPHFVWQDIKEVVEDLQRHGFPFKLEWLAPFEEFRFPHYGRKKIDNMEIELRWAIEPWHVLGEEITGTGTARYVDSSVERLQVKLSGLTDGRYVLCCNGRRVPIRATGCKGEYVGAVRYKAWAPPSALHPTLGTDSPLVFDLIDTWNGLSVGGCTYHVSHPGGRTYDNVPVNSNEAEARRVNRFWDHGFTQGPLSPSSAFGELRSFYPNGDEPRAMSPPAEEPMNEYPHTLDLRKQYNVL; encoded by the coding sequence ATGACCATTAGAGTCGCAATACAGCACAAAACCACCTACGACTTTGATCGCTTTGTAAATGTAGCACCGCATATTTTAAGACTTCAGCCGGCGGCGCACTCGCGCACAAAAATTCACGCTTACTCGCTCAAAGTCTTGCCAGAAAAACATTATATCAACGTTCAACAAGACCCTTTTGGTAACTTTCAAACGCGTCTGGTTTTTCCAGAAAAGACCAACAAGCTCGAGTTTTATGTGGAAGTCATTGCGGATATGACCGTAATAAACCCATTCGACTTCTTCGTAGAAAGCTATGCTGAGGCGTTTCCATTCGCCTACACAAAAGAGCTTAAAAAAGAACTTGATCCCTACTTACAAGTCACGGAATCTTGCCCTTTATTAGACAAATGGCTTTCAACAGTTGATCGAAAAAGTACACCAACCAACGACTTCTTAGTTGCTATTAACAGTCGCTTAGCCGCGGATATTGGCTATGGTATCCGTCTAGAACCAGGTGTTCAGACTTGTGAAGAAACACTTACGCTGAAAAAAGGCTCTTGCCGCGATACGTCTTGGCTATTGGTTCAAATACTTCGTAGTCTTGGTTTGGCCGCACGCTTTGCCTCTGGGTATTTGGTTCAGCTAACATCAGACATAAAAGCCCTTGATGGCCCTTCCGGTCCAGAAGAAGATTTCACGGATTTACACGCTTGGTGTGAAGTGTATTTACCTGGCGCTGGCTGGGTTGGCTTAGACCCAACCTCTGGCTTATTCGCTGGTGAAGGTCATATTCCGCTTGCTTGTACACCAGAACCCGCTTCTGCCGCACCAATAACAGGGTTCATCGACGAATGTGAATGTGAATTTAGCTACACCAACATCGTAACCCGTATTCACGAAGACCCACGGGTCACCAAACCTTATGCCGACGGCGAATGGGATACAATCAAAGCCCTCGGTTTTGCTGTCGACAAACAACTCGAAGACGGTGATGTTCGCCTAACCATGGGCGGTGAACCAACGTTTGTCTCCATCGACGACATGGATTCAGAACAATGGAGTACCGGCGCATTAGGCGCAGAAAAACTTAAGTTAGCCAAAGATTTGCTGATCAAAATGAAGCAAGAATTCGGTGCTAATGGCCTACTTCATTATGGTCAAGGCAAATGGTATCCGGGAGAAGAAGTACCTCGTTGGGCGCTGGGTTGTTTCTGGCGCACCGATGGCGAAGCCCTTTGGGATGATCCTAAATACCTCGCCCGAGTTGACCAAGATTACAAACACACCATAAAAGACGCTGAAGCGTTTGGTGAACTGTTATGTGAAAAACTGGCATTGGATAAACGCTATCTGCAAAACACTTATGAAGACACGCTTTACTATATGTGGATGGAGCAATCCCTTCCTGCGGATGCGGATCCAACCAAAGCGGATTTAAAAGACGATTTGGAGCGCCGCCGCCTAGCGAAGCTATTGAGCCGTGGTTTAAGCACTACAACCGGTTTTGTCTTACCACTGGAGTTCGACAATTATAACAACCGTTGGAAAAGTTCACTTTGGCCGATGCGCAGTGATGTCATTACCTTAATTCCGGGCGACAGCCCAATGGGTTATCGTTTGCCATTGAACTCTTTACCGGCTCAGGCTGAAGAAGATCGCATTCCTGAGCGCGACCCATTTGATCCGCGTCAGCCTTTAGCAAACAAAAAAGACAATGCCGTATTAGACAGCGTTGCAAAACAACATTTTGCTAAAAAACCAGCACACCCGATGCCGAGACCTGAAAAATTGGCACCCGAAAAAACACTTAAAGACGTTATCCGTACCACGCTTTGTATCGAACCGCGCGATGGCCGCTTGCATGTTTTCATGCCACCAATGACGCATCTTGAACATTTTGTTAGTGTGCTAGAACATCTTGAAGCCGTTGCGAAAAAACTTGATTTACCGATCGTTATTGAAGGTTATGAACCACCAAAAGACCCACGCTTACAGAAGTTCCTGATCACGCCTGATCCAGGTGTTATTGAAGTGAACATTCATCCTGCGGCAAGTTGGAAAGAATTGGTTCACAACACCGAAACCTTATATCACCAAGCGTATTTGTCTCGCCTTGGCGCAGAAAAATTCATGTTGGATGGTCGTCATACGGGAACTGGTGGTGGTAACCACGTGACGTTAGGTGGTCGCACGCCAGCAGACAGTCCACTGTTGCGTCGTCCGGAGTTGCTGCAAAGCTTAGTGACGTTCTGGCAACATCATCCAGGCTTATCCTACCTTTTCTCTGGCATGTTCATTGGCCCAACCAGCCAAGCACCTCGCCCAGACGAAGGCCGAGACGAAGCCTTGTATGAGATGGAAATTGCGTTCCAAAACATGCCTGAAGGTCTAGTAGACGAGCCGTGGTTAGCCGATCGTTTGATGCGTAACTTACTTGTGGATATTACAGGGAATACGCATCGCTCAGAATTCTGTATCGATAAACTGTACGCGGCTGGCAGCGCCAGTGGTCGTCAGGGTTTATTAGAATTCCGTGGCTTTGAAATGCCACCGCACCCGCACATGTCTCTGGTGCAAATGCTGTTATTGCGTTGTTTAGTTGCTCGCTTCTGGAAAGAACCATACAAAAAACCATTGGTTCGCTGGGGCACCAGCTTGCATGACAAATTCATGATGCCGCACTTTGTTTGGCAAGACATAAAAGAAGTGGTCGAAGACCTACAACGTCATGGTTTTCCATTCAAATTAGAGTGGCTCGCACCGTTCGAAGAATTCCGCTTTCCACATTACGGTCGTAAGAAAATCGACAATATGGAAATTGAATTACGTTGGGCGATTGAGCCTTGGCACGTACTGGGTGAAGAAATTACCGGCACAGGGACAGCGCGCTACGTGGATTCATCAGTAGAACGCCTGCAAGTTAAGCTATCAGGCTTAACCGATGGCCGGTATGTGCTTTGCTGTAATGGTAGACGCGTTCCGATTCGCGCCACGGGTTGCAAAGGCGAATATGTCGGTGCCGTTCGCTATAAAGCGTGGGCGCCACCGTCTGCACTGCACCCAACACTGGGAACAGACTCCCCTTTAGTGTTTGATTTGATCGATACTTGGAATGGTTTATCTGTGGGTGGTTGTACTTATCATGTATCGCATCCAGGCGGCCGAACTTATGACAACGTACCGGTCAACAGTAACGAAGCGGAAGCGCGTCGTGTTAATCGTTTTTGGGATCATGGCTTCACTCAAGGGCCGCTATCTCCCTCATCGGCGTTCGGTGAATTACGCTCTTTTTACCCTAATGGAGACGAGCCTCGCGCTATGTCACCACCAGCAGAAGAGCCAATGAATGAATATCCTCATACATTAGATCTAAGGAAGCAGTATAATGTTCTCTAA
- a CDS encoding circularly permuted type 2 ATP-grasp protein, translating to MQLQTGTFVTSAMDEKPTLPSAYDSPMNAYDEAFTEDRQPRPHWAPLLHSMGNLTDEEMLDRQHRAQRILREDGATYNLTSDPLTPSVWSLDLIPNIIPTDEWLATEQGLAQRSTLFDLILKDIYGPQELLKSGIIPSEIIFSHPGFLRQCHGVNVPGAHQLLLHAVDLVRDPSGKFQVIGDRTQVPNGAGYALENRTVVSRVIPNSFRDSQVRRLAGFFQSFKNMLSTLASQWTDTPRIVMLSPGAFSSTYFEQAYLSNYLGFPLVQGSDLTVRNGAVWMKSLNGLARVDVILRRVDDAYCDQAELRADSSLGVPGLLEVVRAGNVILANPLGSGILEAPALVKFLPAISEFLMGEQLTLPSVSTWWCGDNNDFSYVLANINNLIIKPAIRRHDTNSIYGHMLTEKQKLSTIESIKKNPHLYVAQSYVPGSMSPTWLDGKMQGRPTLLRAFTVANPTSYAVMPGGLSRVEESNTKTIVSNTSSSKSKDTWILAAEPEKQAEPVSDQILLQDEALQANLPSRVVENLFWMGRYAERAEISIRLLRTVFKQMNGVDPLPEESRRTLLEMASTQTGCLPGFMKASEKLLANPEIELASIIADGRRAGSIKSNLQAMLSCGEQVKEMLSADTRIIINELRDHIHELDRTYTNGLPSAPEESLDSLVTSLLALSGLNHESMLRGLDWTFQEIGRRTERALQTAKLLRSALTKSLSSAPQQQILESVLLSVEALISFRRRYRNRARVAYGLDLLMIDGTNPRSLLYQVEQLRKCIRELPRNETTTAGLSPENKIILKSLNDIQLADLEELAKVDPETQSRPKLEQLMTELLKQLEQFTILISDKYFDHTAGPQSLVKAYGETSL from the coding sequence ATGCAACTTCAAACAGGCACTTTTGTAACGTCGGCTATGGATGAAAAACCGACGTTACCTTCCGCCTATGACTCACCTATGAATGCTTATGATGAGGCCTTCACGGAAGATCGCCAACCACGTCCCCATTGGGCTCCCCTACTACACAGTATGGGGAACCTCACTGACGAGGAAATGCTAGATCGACAACATCGTGCTCAGCGCATCCTGCGTGAAGATGGAGCCACCTACAATTTGACCAGCGACCCGCTCACACCGAGCGTTTGGTCACTGGATCTTATTCCAAATATTATTCCCACCGATGAGTGGCTTGCTACCGAACAAGGGCTTGCACAACGCTCAACCTTATTCGACCTGATCTTGAAAGACATTTATGGTCCACAAGAATTGCTTAAAAGCGGCATTATTCCGTCTGAAATTATTTTCAGTCATCCTGGCTTTTTACGCCAATGCCACGGCGTAAATGTCCCTGGAGCTCATCAGCTACTATTACACGCAGTAGATTTGGTACGTGATCCATCGGGAAAATTTCAAGTTATTGGCGATAGAACACAAGTACCTAATGGCGCCGGTTATGCCCTCGAAAACCGAACCGTTGTGTCACGGGTTATTCCAAACAGCTTCCGCGATAGCCAAGTACGTCGATTGGCGGGCTTTTTTCAGTCTTTCAAAAACATGCTGTCCACACTGGCCAGCCAATGGACAGACACGCCACGTATCGTCATGTTAAGCCCCGGCGCTTTTAGTAGCACCTATTTCGAACAAGCTTATCTATCCAATTACCTCGGTTTTCCGCTCGTACAAGGCAGTGATTTAACCGTACGTAATGGTGCCGTTTGGATGAAATCTTTAAACGGTTTGGCTAGAGTCGATGTGATATTACGTCGTGTAGACGACGCTTATTGCGACCAAGCAGAGCTCCGAGCAGATTCGTCTCTTGGCGTACCAGGACTATTAGAAGTCGTTCGTGCTGGCAATGTAATTTTAGCTAATCCATTGGGCAGCGGTATTTTAGAAGCGCCCGCTTTAGTCAAGTTTTTACCTGCTATTAGTGAATTTCTAATGGGTGAGCAACTTACTCTACCTTCTGTTTCTACTTGGTGGTGTGGCGATAACAACGACTTCAGCTATGTACTCGCCAATATTAACAATCTGATTATTAAACCAGCGATTCGCCGTCACGACACCAACAGTATTTACGGCCATATGCTGACGGAAAAACAAAAACTCAGCACCATAGAAAGTATCAAGAAAAACCCTCATCTTTATGTGGCACAAAGCTATGTTCCAGGCTCCATGTCGCCAACTTGGTTAGACGGAAAAATGCAAGGCAGACCAACGTTATTGAGAGCATTTACGGTTGCTAACCCAACCAGCTACGCCGTGATGCCAGGTGGCTTGTCCCGTGTTGAGGAATCCAATACAAAAACCATCGTTTCTAATACCTCCAGCTCAAAAAGCAAAGACACTTGGATACTGGCAGCCGAGCCTGAAAAGCAAGCTGAGCCAGTCAGCGATCAAATCCTGCTGCAAGACGAAGCCCTACAAGCTAACTTACCAAGTCGAGTGGTCGAAAACCTATTCTGGATGGGGCGCTATGCAGAACGTGCAGAAATCAGCATTCGTTTGTTGCGCACTGTTTTCAAACAAATGAATGGCGTTGATCCGCTGCCAGAAGAAAGTCGACGTACGCTATTGGAAATGGCATCTACTCAAACCGGTTGTTTACCCGGTTTCATGAAAGCCAGTGAGAAACTTTTAGCGAACCCTGAGATCGAATTGGCCTCCATTATTGCTGATGGTCGTAGAGCTGGCTCCATAAAGTCTAACCTGCAAGCCATGCTAAGTTGTGGCGAACAAGTAAAAGAAATGCTCTCCGCAGACACTCGCATAATTATTAATGAGTTACGCGATCATATTCATGAACTAGATCGAACCTATACCAACGGCTTACCATCGGCACCAGAAGAATCTCTCGATAGCTTAGTCACATCACTTCTTGCCTTATCCGGCTTGAATCATGAAAGTATGTTACGTGGACTCGATTGGACATTCCAAGAAATTGGCCGTCGAACCGAGCGAGCATTGCAAACCGCTAAATTGCTGCGTTCAGCACTTACTAAATCGTTGTCGTCAGCACCTCAACAGCAAATTCTAGAGTCTGTATTACTTAGCGTGGAAGCCTTAATTTCTTTCCGTCGGCGCTATCGTAATCGAGCACGAGTGGCCTATGGTTTGGACTTATTAATGATTGATGGTACGAACCCGCGTTCGTTGCTATATCAAGTAGAACAATTACGTAAATGCATTAGAGAGCTACCAAGAAACGAAACCACTACTGCGGGGTTAAGCCCTGAAAATAAGATCATTCTCAAATCCTTAAACGATATCCAACTGGCCGACTTAGAAGAACTCGCCAAGGTCGACCCAGAAACCCAAAGCCGTCCGAAATTAGAACAACTGATGACCGAGCTGTTAAAGCAACTAGAACAGTTTACCATTCTGATCAGCGACAAATATTTTGATCATACTGCCGGCCCTCAATCGTTAGTAAAAGCCTATGGGGAAACAAGTTTATGA
- a CDS encoding FAD-dependent oxidoreductase, translating into MGQVSRVLIAGAGIGGLSSALALAKQGIKVTVCEQASSLGEVGAGLQISPNAMKVLRKLGLESKLHSFVFVPQHATIRDFKTGNYYLKVPLGEHASSRYRAPYWHLHRADLHSVLAQACLEAGVELLLNATVTHYAKNTELNQINLYLNDGRILSADLLIGADGIRSKIREQMLGPERPTFMGQVAWRGVVPVSELRTTIQPDACVWAGPGRHFVSYYLRGGDYVNFVAVEERSDWRSESWREEGDVEELKRAFAGWHPEVSDLLASASSTFLWALNGRRALSTWHEDRVVLLGDACHPMLPFMAQGAAMAIEDAYVLAQCLSRYSLDEALIIYEQTRKPRTTKIQQMSKANAGLYHMHGGVLGRMKLKALQTVSRFAPRVIQSKLDAVYGYDATKSFSSLP; encoded by the coding sequence GTGGGGCAGGTAAGTCGTGTTTTGATTGCGGGTGCTGGTATTGGTGGATTGAGTTCTGCGTTGGCTTTGGCCAAGCAAGGCATCAAGGTCACTGTGTGTGAGCAAGCCTCGAGTTTAGGTGAAGTGGGTGCCGGTTTACAAATTAGCCCTAATGCTATGAAGGTGTTGCGTAAGCTGGGTTTAGAGTCCAAGTTGCATTCGTTTGTCTTCGTTCCTCAGCACGCTACTATTCGTGATTTTAAAACGGGTAATTATTATCTTAAAGTCCCTTTAGGCGAGCACGCTTCCTCACGCTATCGTGCGCCTTATTGGCATTTGCATCGAGCGGATTTACACAGTGTGTTGGCACAGGCTTGCTTAGAAGCAGGCGTTGAGCTTTTGTTAAATGCGACAGTGACTCATTACGCTAAAAATACTGAATTAAACCAAATAAATTTATATTTAAATGATGGGCGCATACTTTCTGCCGATTTATTGATAGGCGCGGACGGTATTCGTTCTAAAATCCGAGAACAAATGCTGGGGCCTGAGCGTCCCACTTTTATGGGACAAGTCGCGTGGCGAGGTGTGGTTCCAGTCAGTGAGTTGCGTACTACTATTCAGCCGGATGCCTGTGTTTGGGCCGGCCCTGGTCGTCACTTTGTTAGCTACTATTTGCGCGGTGGTGATTATGTCAATTTTGTCGCGGTAGAAGAGCGCAGCGATTGGCGCTCTGAATCATGGCGTGAAGAAGGTGATGTAGAAGAGTTGAAGCGGGCCTTTGCGGGCTGGCACCCCGAAGTGAGCGATTTATTGGCGTCAGCGAGCAGTACTTTTTTGTGGGCATTGAATGGTCGTAGAGCATTGTCGACTTGGCATGAAGACCGTGTTGTTCTGTTGGGCGATGCTTGTCATCCTATGTTGCCGTTTATGGCACAAGGCGCGGCAATGGCAATCGAAGATGCGTATGTATTGGCCCAGTGCTTATCTCGTTACTCTCTTGATGAAGCCTTAATCATATACGAGCAAACTCGCAAACCACGTACGACGAAAATTCAGCAAATGTCTAAGGCCAATGCGGGGTTGTATCATATGCATGGTGGTGTGCTTGGTAGAATGAAATTAAAGGCATTGCAAACGGTGTCTCGTTTTGCACCTCGTGTTATTCAGTCTAAGTTGGATGCTGTTTATGGTTATGATGCGACCAAAAGTTTTTCATCGTTGCCATGA
- a CDS encoding alpha-E domain-containing protein, giving the protein MLSRVAERLYWSARYLERVENTARLVSVYDDLMFDLPKDVEVSWYNLIEILSGEEIFEQRYKVKDERNVVKFLLADDTNYNSMLSSLKMVRENIRTTRDVVPKETWELINELDLYAQQNIKQGINRSERHLFLNTIIEGCQKIIGLFAGAMSRDSGWQFLIMGRYLERADMGTRILDAAVSLMLQSEPEERIQLGQVTWSKVLKSQSAYLDYRRTVRASINGAKAATFLMSDPCFPRTLAYCFGQIGESATKLPRADLITTQIDKILKFNYPITSSEDLDEDFHNHLNEIQIAIIEINQQITENWFQFRQGDAA; this is encoded by the coding sequence ATGTTATCTAGAGTCGCAGAACGCCTATATTGGAGCGCCCGATATTTGGAACGCGTTGAAAATACCGCTCGTTTGGTTAGTGTATACGACGATTTAATGTTCGATTTACCAAAAGACGTCGAAGTGTCTTGGTATAACTTGATCGAAATACTCAGTGGCGAAGAAATCTTTGAGCAGCGTTATAAAGTAAAAGATGAACGTAACGTGGTGAAGTTTTTACTGGCTGACGACACCAATTACAATTCCATGTTGTCATCGTTAAAAATGGTTCGAGAAAACATTCGAACCACACGTGACGTCGTTCCTAAAGAGACATGGGAGCTGATCAATGAACTCGATTTATACGCTCAGCAGAATATCAAGCAAGGGATTAACCGCTCAGAGCGCCACCTTTTCTTGAATACCATTATCGAAGGCTGCCAAAAAATCATTGGTCTCTTCGCTGGTGCTATGAGTCGCGACAGTGGCTGGCAATTCCTGATCATGGGACGCTACCTAGAACGCGCCGACATGGGCACTCGAATCCTCGACGCCGCCGTGTCTTTAATGCTGCAATCTGAGCCGGAAGAAAGAATTCAGCTTGGGCAAGTCACTTGGTCAAAAGTACTTAAATCTCAAAGTGCCTATTTGGACTATAGACGCACCGTTAGAGCGTCAATCAATGGAGCAAAAGCCGCTACTTTTCTAATGAGCGACCCTTGCTTTCCTCGAACGTTGGCGTATTGCTTTGGGCAGATAGGCGAATCAGCAACCAAACTCCCTAGAGCCGATTTAATCACAACACAAATTGATAAAATTCTTAAATTTAACTATCCAATTACCAGTTCAGAAGATTTGGATGAAGATTTTCACAATCATCTCAACGAAATACAAATTGCAATTATTGAAATAAACCAACAAATAACCGAGAACTGGTTTCAGTTTCGGCAAGGAGACGCTGCATGA